A single Phragmites australis chromosome 4, lpPhrAust1.1, whole genome shotgun sequence DNA region contains:
- the LOC133914584 gene encoding uncharacterized protein LOC133914584, with translation MPKSRLLNEEGVEKVRKLMVRAGQRGASVVTPATHPPTPRGPGQIVIFASFVAASLVPPFSTFFMQVLDTYVVQLAHLSPNSVVILAVFAHLCEMFIGVSSSMALFRHFFILRAAGKKKGSDDVEVVGCCNFLLREGAGDTYIQQSSIELFKRCVHQSCIPAEHRTALIQPVDVENFLSVDCYPTLRSKNGGSNLGLNLEAYARDPTSVAGGNAVRKAVELKSASKRGKDVLALAGIGGDGSDGRGSGDPALLDEELALQLHLAMNRSQRISRSGNSSGGGSTEQDKGKKDVVGGRKGNGAQDICETNMMAQLDDEAKPGCNMVSKGFFRRFDPSVTVVLALNV, from the exons ATGCCAAAATCCCGCCTTTTGAACGAGGAGGGCGTGGAGAAGGTGCGGAAGCTTATGGTCAGGGCTGGCCAGCGGGGagcatcggtggtgacgccggccacCCATCCACCCACCCCGCGTGGGCCCGGGCAGATCGTCATCTTTGCCTCCTTCGTGGCTGCCAgtctggtgccgccgttttcaacgttcttcatgcaagtgctggacacttACGTCGTCCAGTTGGCCCACCTGAGCCCGAATtcggtggtgatcctggcggtcttcgcccacctctgcgagatgttcataGGGGTGTCGTCATCTATGGCGCTCTTtcggcacttcttcatcctccgagcggccgggaagaagaaggggtcggaCGATGTGGAGGTTgtgggctgctgcaatttccTCCTACGAGAGGGTGCCGGCGACACCTACATCCAGCAG TCCTCAATTGAACTTTTCAAGCGCTGCGTCCACCAATCCTGCATTCCCGCGGAGCACCGCACGGCCCTGATCCAGCCCGTCGATGTGGAGAATTTCCTCTCTGTAGATTGCTACCCGACCTTGAGATCTAAGAACGGGGGCTCCAATTTGGGGCTGAATCTGGAGGCTTACGCCAGGGATCCCACCTCTGTGGCTGGGGGTAACGCTGTGAGGAAGGCTGTGGAGCTGAAATCAGCTTCCAAGCGGGGTAAGGACGTGCTTGCCCTCGCCGGCATTGGGGGCGATGGGTCTGATGGGAGAGGAAGTGGTGATCCGGCATTGCTGGATGAGGAATTGGCGTTGCAGCTGCATCTGGCAATGAATCGATCACAGAGGATTTCACGTTCAGGGAACTCGTCTGGTGGTGGCTCCACCGAGCAGGACAAGGGGAAGAAAGATGTGGTTGGTGGAAGGAAGGGTAATGGCGCTCAGGATATTTGTGAAACCAATATGATGGCTCAGCTTGATGATGAAGCAAAACCGGGTTGCAATATGGTTTCAAAGGGTTTTTTTAGGAGATTTGATCCCTCAGTCACCGTGGTTCTTGCTCTTAATGTGTGA
- the LOC133914585 gene encoding uncharacterized protein LOC133914585 → MRIEGLFHDNTETRAIYLEQEFHSLMQGTSSIVKYRRRQKALVDDLTTIGTVIADRSLILKTIHRLNSHFSHTRTLLSMQHPVPSFHKVCSALMLEKLKTKSSNTPLASVLVANHSPNSGNKNSSSAGSDSNYTHCGHSYSNANGNYGNGGNFNRNRSHNNGNRGNRNNGSSGTNSSSKAPLQSL, encoded by the coding sequence ATGCGTATCGAGGGCCTCTTCCATGACAACACTGAGACACGTGCCATCTACCTCGAGCAGGAGTTCCACAGCCTAATGCAAGGGACATCATCCATCGTCAAGTATCGTCGACGGCAGAAGGCCCTCGTTGATGACCTCACCACCATCGGCACCGTCATTGCTGATCGGAGCCTCATCCTCAAGACCATACATAGGCTAAACTCTCACTTCTCCCACACGCGGACGCTTCTCTCCATGCAACATCCCGTTCCTTCGTTCCACAAGGTTTGCTCCGCGCTCATGCTTGAGAAATTGAAGACAAAGAGCTCTAACACTCCTTTGGCCTCCGTGTTGGTTGCCAATCACTCCCCCAACAGTGGCAACAAAAACTCCTCATCCGCTGGCTCCGACAGCAACTACACCCATTGTGGCCACTCGTACAGCAATGCCAATGGGAACTATGGCAATGGCGGCAACTTTAACCGCAACCGTAGCCACAACAATGGCAACCGCGGCAATCGGAACAACGGCTCCAGTGGCACAAACTCCTCTAGCAAGGCGCCCCTGCAGTCTCTCTAG
- the LOC133915658 gene encoding putative linoleate 9S-lipoxygenase 3 gives MIGGIIGELTGANKHARIKGTVVLMRKNVLDLNDFGATIIDGISEFLGKGVTCQLISSTLVDPNNGNRGRVGAEANLEQWLTSLPSLTTGESKFGVTFDWEVEKLGVPGAVIVKNYHNAEFLLKTITLDDVPGRGTVTFVANSWVYPVAKYRYNRVFFANDTYLPSQMPAALKPYRDDELRNLRGDDQQGPYQEHDRVYRYDVYNDLGEPDRGNPRPVLGGSADHPYPRRCRTGRKHTKTDPSSESRLSLLEQIYVPRDERFGHLKMSDFLGYSIKAITQGIVPAVRTYVDTTPGEFDSFQDIINLYEGGLKLPNIPALEEMRRLFPLQLVKDLLPAGGDYLLKLPIPQIIKEDKDAWRTDEEFAREVLAGVNPMMITRLTEFPPKSTLDPSKYGDQTSTITAGHIEKNLEGLTVQQALDGNRLYILDHHDRFMPFLIDVNNLEGNFIYATRTLFFLRGDGSLAPLAIELSEPHIQGGLTTAKSKVYTPSSSGIEAWVWQLAKAYVAVNDSGWHQLISHWLNTHAVMEPFVIATNRQLSVTHPVHKLLHPHYRDTMTINALARQTLINGGGIFEMTVFPAKYALGMSSVVYKSWNFTEQGLPADLIKRGVAVADPSSPYKVRLLIEDYPYASDGLAIWHAIEQWVSEYLAIYYPSDAVLQGDAELQEWWKEVREVGHGDLKDAPWWPKMQAVSELASACTTIIWIASALHAAVNFGQYPYAGYLPNRPTVSRRPMPEPGTEAYAELGRDPELAFIHTITSQIQTIIGISLLEVLSKHSSDEVYLGQRDTPHWTSDARALEAFKRFSDRLVEIEGKVVGANRDPQLKNRNGPAEFPYMLLYPNTSDHKGAAAGLTAKGIPNSISI, from the exons ATGATTGGAGGGATCATCGGCGAGCTGACGGGGGCGAACAAGCATGCGCGGATTAAGGGCACGGTGGTGCTCATGCGCAAGAACGTGCTCGACCTCAACGACTTCGGCGCCACCATTATCGACGGCATCAGCGAATTCCTCGGCAAGGGCGTCACCTGCCAGCTCATCAGCTCCACCCTCGTCGACCCCA ACAACGGCAACCGCGGCAGGGTGGGCGCGGAGGCGAACCTGGAGCAGTGGCTGACGAGCTTGCCGTCGCTGACGACCGGCGAGTCCAAGTTCGGCGTGACCTTCGACTGGGAGGTGGAGAAGCTGGGTGTGCCGGGCGCCGTCATCGTCAAGAACTACCACAACGCCGAGTTCTTACTCAAGACCATCACCCTCGACGACGTCCCCGGCCGCGGCACCGTCACCTTCGTCGCCAACTCATGGGTCTACCCCGTCGCCAAGTACCGCTACAACCGCGTCTTCTTCGCCAACGAT ACGTACCTGCCGAGCCAGATGCCGGCGGCGCTGAAGCCGTACCGCGACGACGAGCTCCGCAACCTCCGCGGCGACGATCAGCAGGGCCCCTACCAGGAGCACGACCGCGTGTACCGCTACGACGTCTACAACGACCTCGGCGAGCCCGACCGCGGCAACCCGCGCCCCGTCCTCGGCGGCTCCGCGGACCACCCGTACCCTCGCCGCTGCCGCACCGGCCGCAAGCACACAAAAACCG ACCCGAGCTCGGAGAGCCGGCTGTCGCTGTTGGAGCAGATCTACGTGCCGCGGGACGAGCGGTTCGGGCACCTCAAGATGTCGGACTTTTTGGGGTACTCGATCAAGGCCATCACGCAGGGCATCGTGCCGGCGGTGCGCACGTACGTGGACACAACCCCCGGCGAGTTCGACTCGTTCCAGGACATCATCAACCTCTACGAGGGCGGGCTCAAGCTGCCCAATATCCCCGCCCTCGAGGAGATGCGCAGGCTCTTCCCGCTCCAGCTCGTCAAGGATCTCCTCCCCGCCGGCGGCGACTACCTGCTCAAGCTCCCCATCCCGCAGATCATCAAAG AGGACAAGGATGCGTGGAGGACCGACGAGGAGTTCGCGCGGGAGGTGCTCGCCGGCGTCAACCCGATGATGATCACGCGCCTCACG GAGTTCCCACCTAAAAGCACGCTTGatcccagcaagtacggcgaccAGACCAGCACCATCACGGCGGGGCACATCGAGAAGAACCTCGAGGGCCTCACCGTGCAGCAGGCGCTGGACGGCAACAGGCTCTACATCCTGGACCACCACGACCGGTTCATGCCGTTCCTGATCGACGTCAACAACCTGGAGGGCAACTTCATCTACGCCACCAGAACGCTCTTCTTCCTGCGCGGCGACGGAAGCTTGGCGCCGCTCGCCATCGAGCTGAGCGAGCCGCACATCCAGGGCGGCCTGACCACGGCCAAGAGCAAGGTCTACACGCCGTCGTCGAGCGGCATCGAGGCCTGGGTGTGGCAGCTCGCCAAGGCCTACGTCGCCGTCAACGACTCCGGCTGGCACCAGCTCATCAGCCACTG GCTGAACACACACGCGGTGATGGAGCCGTTCGTGATCGCGACGAATCGGCAGCTGAGCGTGACGCACCCCGTGCACAAGCTCCTCCACCCGCACTACCGCGACACGATGACCATCAACGCGCTGGCGCGGCAGACGCTCATCAACGGCGGCGGCATCTTCGAGATGACCGTCTTCCCGGCCAAGTACGCCCTGGGGATGTCCTCCGTCGTGTACAAGAGCTGGAACTTCACCGAGCAGGGCCTTCCCGCCGACCTCATCAAGAG AGGCGTGGCGGTGGCGGACCCGTCGAGCCCGTACAAGGTGCGGCTGCTGATCGAGGACTACCCGTACGCGAGTGACGGGCTGGCGATCTGGCACGCGATCGAGCAGTGGGTGAGCGAGTACCTGGCGATCTACTACCCGAGCGACGCCGTGCTTCAGGGCGACGCGGAGCTGCAGGAGTGGTGGAAAGAGGTGCGCGAGGTCGGGCACGGCGACCTCAAGGACGCGCCGTGGTGGCCCAAGATGCAGGCCGTGTCGGAGCTGGCCAGCGCCTGCACGACCATCATCTGGATCGCGTCGGCGCTGCACGCGGCCGTCAACTTCGGGCAGTACCCGTACGCGGGGTACCTCCCTAACCGTCCGACGGTGAGCCGTCGGCCCATGCCGGAGCCCGGGACCGAGGCGTACGCGGAGCTGGGGCGCGACCCGGAGCTGGCCTTCATCCACACCATCACGAGCCAGATCCAGACCATCATCGGCATCTCGCTGCTGGAGGTGCTGTCCAAGCACTCCTCCGACGAGGTGTACCTCGGGCAGCGCGACACGCCGCATTGGACCTCGGACGCCAGGGCGCTGGAGGCGTTCAAACGGTTCAGCGACCGGCTGGTGGAGATCGAGGGCAAGGTGGTGGGCGCGAACCGCGACCCGCAACTCAAGAACCGCAACGGCCCCGCTGAGTTCCCGTACATGCTGCTGTACCCAAACACCTCCGACCAcaagggcgccgccgccgggctCACCGCCAAGGGCATCCCCAACAGCATCTCCATCTGA